In Thermodesulfovibrio aggregans, the following proteins share a genomic window:
- a CDS encoding type II toxin-antitoxin system HicB family antitoxin: protein MYRYEIIIYWSEEDEAFIAEVPELPGCMADSKTYEEAVNNVKVVIEEWIETAKSLGREIPQPKGKLAFA, encoded by the coding sequence ATGTATAGGTATGAAATAATAATCTATTGGTCTGAGGAAGATGAGGCTTTCATCGCTGAAGTGCCAGAACTTCCAGGATGCATGGCTGATAGCAAAACCTATGAAGAAGCAGTTAATAATGTTAAGGTAGTAATTGAGGAATGGATAGAAACTGCAAAATCTTTAGGCAGAGAAATCCCTCAACCAAAGGGTAAATTAGCATTTGCTTAA
- a CDS encoding helix-turn-helix transcriptional regulator produces MDNSQERKYKVKWNIKRNESEVAENSLRLLKISEVSKILGISKRTVYNYVKEGKLPCVKLSNRALRFKETDLMKLISERTITYEPSEKTDFIAKRVLEKILKRG; encoded by the coding sequence ATGGATAATTCACAAGAAAGGAAATATAAGGTTAAGTGGAATATAAAAAGAAATGAATCAGAGGTGGCTGAGAATAGTTTAAGGTTGCTGAAGATTTCTGAAGTTTCTAAGATTCTTGGGATATCAAAAAGAACAGTTTATAACTATGTGAAAGAAGGAAAGCTTCCCTGTGTGAAGCTTTCAAATAGGGCATTGAGGTTTAAAGAGACAGATTTAATGAAGCTTATCTCTGAAAGAACAATCACATATGAGCCAAGTGAAAAAACAGATTTTATAGCCAAGAGAGTGCTTGAAAAAATCTTAAAGAGGGGGTAA
- the rlmB gene encoding 23S rRNA (guanosine(2251)-2'-O)-methyltransferase RlmB, whose protein sequence is MESKSIIIYGVNPVREAFKIPEALKEIYISKNRVSKLKEIIELAEKNSIPVKLVDESFIEKNAKGVHQGIVARVKPKRTITLEEALKIPSQKQEPAFFLILDLVEDPQNFGSICRVADAAGIHAVVYQERRSVGVVPSAWKASAGALWHVNLVEINNIKYAIRTLKEHDIKIYGAEAQGEDVFWECDFRCPTALVVGSEGKGIRQTVLSLCDEIVKIPMKGKVNSLNVSNSVSIIAFEVLRQRKSL, encoded by the coding sequence ATGGAAAGTAAAAGTATAATTATCTATGGCGTAAATCCTGTCCGTGAAGCTTTCAAGATACCGGAAGCTTTAAAGGAAATTTACATATCGAAAAACAGAGTCTCAAAGCTTAAAGAAATAATTGAGCTTGCTGAGAAAAACTCAATCCCTGTTAAATTAGTGGATGAAAGCTTTATTGAAAAAAATGCAAAGGGAGTTCATCAGGGAATAGTTGCCAGAGTTAAACCGAAAAGAACTATCACCCTTGAGGAAGCTCTTAAGATACCATCACAAAAACAGGAACCTGCCTTTTTCTTAATTCTTGATCTGGTTGAAGACCCTCAAAATTTTGGAAGCATTTGCAGAGTGGCTGATGCTGCGGGTATTCATGCAGTAGTTTATCAGGAGCGACGCTCTGTAGGAGTTGTCCCTTCTGCATGGAAAGCCTCTGCCGGAGCTCTCTGGCATGTTAATCTTGTAGAAATTAACAACATCAAATACGCAATCAGAACTCTTAAAGAGCATGATATTAAAATCTACGGTGCTGAAGCTCAGGGCGAGGATGTTTTCTGGGAATGCGATTTCAGATGTCCTACAGCTCTGGTAGTTGGCTCTGAAGGAAAAGGAATAAGGCAGACAGTGCTTTCTTTGTGTGATGAAATCGTAAAAATTCCAATGAAAGGAAAAGTAAACTCCCTGAATGTTTCTAACTCTGTTAGCATAATTGCCTTTGAAGTTTTAAGACAAAGAAAGAGTTTATGA
- a CDS encoding rolling circle replication-associated protein yields the protein MSIKNNLEKYFMKKFKRARKSVLIALNTLKFYVNRGTHEMKLITLTFSDIIQFKNFIDNNGLNTYLTNLRIHIERQLSGRKDFFYIWVLEAQERGVPHYHLILVLPKGVSIKFPDKSNWHWGSSNIRTVSYHTFNVIVSYLSKSFKYKKHFKKIILNRFSKALFNFLTTAPYLLNLKRKIRIFGICQKLKTDLFFESLNFKDYLKILFKRKYGYNLIVLITRDIGKFILDIIVYDELHNVVDYSLENEFRNGFEYLVIIKKFAKRFI from the coding sequence ATGTCAATTAAAAATAATTTAGAAAAATATTTTATGAAAAAATTCAAAAGAGCAAGAAAATCAGTTTTAATTGCATTAAACACTCTTAAATTTTATGTTAACAGAGGAACTCATGAAATGAAGTTAATTACATTAACATTTTCTGATATAATACAGTTTAAAAATTTTATTGATAACAATGGGTTAAACACATATTTAACTAATTTAAGGATACATATAGAAAGACAATTATCAGGTAGAAAGGATTTCTTTTATATCTGGGTATTAGAAGCTCAAGAAAGAGGAGTACCACATTATCATTTAATTTTAGTTTTACCAAAAGGTGTTTCAATAAAATTTCCTGACAAGTCTAATTGGCATTGGGGAAGCAGTAACATAAGAACTGTTAGTTATCATACATTTAACGTAATAGTTTCTTACTTAAGTAAGAGTTTTAAATATAAAAAACATTTTAAAAAGATTATATTAAATAGGTTTTCAAAGGCATTATTTAATTTTTTAACAACTGCACCATATCTTTTGAATTTAAAGAGAAAAATAAGAATTTTTGGTATTTGTCAAAAATTAAAGACTGATCTGTTTTTTGAATCTTTAAATTTTAAAGATTATTTAAAAATACTGTTTAAGAGAAAATATGGCTATAATCTTATTGTTTTAATTACCAGGGACATAGGAAAATTTATCTTAGATATAATAGTCTACGACGAACTGCATAATGTAGTTGATTATTCTCTTGAAAATGAATTCAGAAACGGCTTTGAGTATTTAGTGATAATTAAAAAATTTGCCAAAAGATTCATTTAA
- a CDS encoding ATP-binding protein gives MLLKIPVFRQFTDLEELKRFIPPSFNRSLVVVKEILDNACDEAEKKDYIVEVSLKDITLTVKNKGIFTEDQLQVISDFSERITSKYLKKSYQRGAIGQGLMIAIMLSDIDNHPVIINSNQKQFKIEQDRFSEFSKFLKKVAKPVKAFWYGKNAISERIEVLSYKKISLSSNETIEIIASRELKDNVLCVNGSLVHSIFYSSDEDGYVVNLTSFLNEPQKKKPIKCLFIYHSPNIRYADKNKERVKIPYKISRYIKNFYKNISIKSAAGEKDWILIKEKCQKIAEKKNITKENILKEYGKSMKPWRYVFLLLCKNIIDELNSKYGAVTIRQVYYQLVSKGYISNAENSYSNLVAQLTDAREMGIIDYFAFEDRSRYLLKPKTISIKTNPKDIVKDAVISSLKPPEIDIWENQDYHLELWIEKDALLKLFKKIADKHQLNLYPSRGYSSLTKIHEAKERFKEQIRKGKECVILYFGDLDPSGWNIYEVIQKKFSDLPVTIERIAVNPDQTEGLIPMPLKEKDTRINGFLEELKLTECYELDALEPELILSLAENAIDKYFDKNLIPDDSEWFKKYQEITEKIIKLVNEIEA, from the coding sequence ATGCTTTTAAAAATTCCAGTTTTTAGACAGTTTACAGATTTAGAAGAACTAAAGAGATTCATACCTCCAAGTTTTAATCGTTCATTGGTAGTTGTGAAAGAGATTCTCGATAATGCATGTGATGAGGCTGAAAAGAAAGATTACATAGTTGAAGTTAGTTTAAAAGATATAACTCTCACTGTTAAAAACAAAGGTATCTTTACAGAAGACCAGCTACAGGTTATTTCAGACTTTTCTGAAAGGATAACAAGCAAATACCTCAAAAAATCATATCAAAGAGGAGCTATTGGACAGGGGCTTATGATTGCAATAATGCTCTCAGATATAGATAACCATCCAGTAATAATTAACTCCAATCAAAAACAGTTCAAGATTGAGCAAGACAGATTTTCCGAATTTTCTAAATTTTTGAAAAAAGTTGCAAAACCAGTTAAAGCGTTCTGGTATGGTAAAAATGCAATATCTGAGAGAATTGAGGTTCTTAGCTATAAAAAGATTTCTCTTTCAAGTAATGAAACCATAGAGATCATAGCAAGCAGAGAGCTTAAAGATAATGTTCTATGCGTGAATGGAAGTTTAGTTCATTCGATCTTTTATAGCTCCGATGAGGATGGTTATGTTGTAAATTTAACATCCTTTCTTAATGAGCCTCAGAAAAAGAAGCCAATTAAATGCCTTTTTATATATCACTCTCCGAACATTCGTTATGCTGACAAAAATAAAGAAAGAGTTAAAATACCATACAAAATTTCAAGATACATAAAAAACTTCTACAAAAACATCTCCATAAAATCAGCTGCTGGTGAAAAGGACTGGATTCTAATAAAAGAAAAGTGTCAAAAAATAGCTGAAAAAAAGAATATCACCAAAGAAAATATTTTAAAAGAATATGGAAAATCAATGAAACCCTGGAGATATGTTTTTCTTCTACTTTGCAAAAATATAATTGATGAACTTAATTCAAAATACGGTGCTGTAACCATAAGACAGGTTTATTATCAGCTTGTAAGTAAAGGATACATAAGCAATGCTGAGAACAGCTATTCAAATTTAGTGGCTCAGCTTACCGATGCAAGAGAGATGGGGATAATTGATTATTTTGCTTTTGAAGATCGTTCACGATATCTTTTAAAGCCAAAAACTATCTCAATAAAAACAAATCCAAAAGATATAGTTAAAGATGCCGTAATATCTTCACTTAAGCCACCAGAGATTGATATATGGGAAAATCAAGACTACCACTTAGAGCTTTGGATTGAAAAAGATGCTTTACTTAAGCTTTTCAAAAAAATTGCAGATAAGCATCAACTTAATCTTTATCCAAGCAGGGGATACTCTTCACTTACCAAAATTCATGAAGCAAAAGAGAGATTTAAAGAACAGATAAGAAAAGGCAAAGAATGCGTCATTCTATACTTTGGAGACCTTGACCCTTCAGGATGGAACATTTACGAAGTGATACAGAAAAAGTTTTCAGACTTACCCGTAACAATTGAAAGAATAGCAGTAAACCCAGACCAGACAGAAGGGCTTATACCCATGCCTTTAAAAGAAAAAGACACGAGAATAAATGGATTTCTGGAAGAACTTAAACTTACAGAATGCTACGAACTTGATGCTCTTGAACCAGAGCTAATTTTATCTTTAGCTGAAAATGCAATAGATAAATATTTTGATAAAAACTTAATTCCTGATGATTCTGAGTGGTTCAAAAAGTATCAAGAAATAACTGAAAAAATAATAAAACTTGTAAATGAGATTGAAGCATGA
- a CDS encoding UvrD-helicase domain-containing protein, producing the protein MIKEFTEEQKFVINKAFNVQSLKINALAGTGKTTACFGLIDEALKRNYSTLYLVFNRSMKNEAKDLSKKYFIKSNNLKISTAHGLAYDMLAKIGYFKYRTINNLKALNLMESNITKDFDSALGIISVFNSFLWSEYLLDETEQFFEIISNDKDLYKIISDRKITPEHLNMIIRKIEYNQLPCGFDYYLKKCLTLLARGEIKLNYDMVIIDEAQDINLSIFSFAKHLCIRHLILFGDKHQAIYNFTGRVNLIDYLNNTEEAYLTVSFRLNEKVTKIANEILKLKGEKNLIKSKQINTPEKSKAIISRTNEELIKFYLNLPEELEKMVKFERKIEEILKLHFTLSCIIHQINPEILCHKYKIKKEKVLIEFVYHNLKNSSNTEFFGYLKNLLLYGKNFSQESDLITAYRLAQELSPDRILKIIDKYNSYKKENKELYMGTVHSCKGKEYKEVFLLKDLRLNKNYDQYHLNLLYTAVSRASEDCIFFKK; encoded by the coding sequence ATGATAAAAGAATTTACAGAAGAACAAAAATTCGTAATCAATAAAGCCTTTAATGTTCAATCTCTTAAAATTAATGCACTCGCGGGTACTGGAAAAACTACCGCCTGTTTCGGTCTTATTGATGAAGCATTAAAGAGAAATTACAGTACCCTTTATCTTGTTTTTAACAGGTCCATGAAGAATGAGGCAAAAGACCTATCAAAAAAATACTTTATAAAAAGTAATAATCTAAAGATTTCTACTGCCCACGGATTAGCTTACGATATGCTTGCAAAAATTGGATATTTTAAATATAGAACAATTAACAATCTTAAAGCTTTAAATCTCATGGAGTCTAATATTACAAAAGATTTTGATTCAGCATTGGGCATTATTTCAGTTTTTAACAGTTTCCTATGGAGTGAATATCTCTTAGATGAGACTGAGCAGTTTTTTGAAATTATATCAAATGACAAAGATTTATATAAAATCATTAGTGACCGTAAAATCACTCCAGAACATTTAAATATGATAATTAGAAAAATTGAATATAATCAGCTTCCCTGCGGATTTGACTATTATCTCAAAAAGTGTTTAACTCTTCTTGCAAGAGGTGAAATTAAGCTTAACTATGACATGGTCATAATTGATGAAGCCCAAGATATAAATCTCTCAATTTTCAGTTTTGCAAAGCACTTATGCATAAGACATTTAATTCTTTTTGGAGACAAGCATCAGGCTATTTACAACTTTACAGGGAGAGTAAATCTGATAGATTATTTAAATAATACAGAGGAAGCATATCTTACAGTGTCATTTAGATTAAATGAAAAAGTTACAAAAATAGCAAATGAAATTTTAAAGCTAAAAGGTGAAAAAAACTTAATAAAGTCAAAGCAAATTAATACACCAGAAAAATCAAAAGCAATAATAAGCAGAACTAATGAAGAATTGATAAAATTTTATCTTAATCTGCCTGAGGAATTGGAGAAAATGGTTAAATTTGAAAGAAAAATTGAAGAAATACTTAAGCTTCACTTTACGCTGAGTTGCATTATTCATCAAATTAATCCAGAAATTCTATGTCATAAATATAAAATCAAAAAAGAAAAAGTTTTAATTGAATTTGTATACCATAACCTTAAAAACAGCTCTAATACAGAATTTTTTGGGTATTTAAAGAATCTGCTATTGTATGGAAAAAATTTCTCTCAAGAGTCAGACCTAATCACTGCCTATCGCTTAGCTCAAGAGCTTTCACCAGATAGAATTTTAAAAATTATTGATAAATACAATTCATATAAAAAGGAAAATAAAGAACTCTATATGGGAACAGTTCACAGTTGCAAAGGTAAAGAATACAAAGAAGTATTTCTGCTTAAAGACTTAAGATTAAATAAAAACTATGATCAATATCATTTGAATCTGCTTTATACTGCTGTAAGTCGTGCTTCAGAAGATTGTATTTTTTTCAAAAAGTGA
- a CDS encoding tyrosine-type recombinase/integrase, whose protein sequence is MGLYRRGKIYWASLTHNGEQIRFSTKCRDKKEAEAVYAKILLELKIGKVAVIQPEKKEKITFNQFFVEQYLPFCKKQSSYNTKRYSLNMIPEWFKSTPLMDFNTRHIDLFVSELATTRKPATVNKLLHIVKHAFRKALDWELIDEATFKKIDKVKPLKGETKRLRYLNQEEIQRLLSHCDNYLYPIVFTALNTGMRRGEILNLKWENIDLKNGLILLEKTKNGERREIPMNESLKTLFRQLYTQRRLDTDYVFINPKTGTRLTEFKRSFATALKKAGIRDFTFHDLRHTFASQLVMAGIDLRTVQELLGHKTITMTLRYAHLSEAHKREAVRTLENKLYHNFITISLQAK, encoded by the coding sequence ATGGGCTTATACAGGAGAGGAAAAATTTATTGGGCTTCTCTAACTCACAACGGTGAACAGATTAGATTTTCTACAAAGTGCAGAGATAAAAAGGAAGCTGAGGCTGTTTATGCCAAGATACTTCTTGAGCTTAAAATTGGCAAGGTAGCAGTAATCCAACCAGAGAAAAAGGAAAAGATAACATTCAATCAGTTTTTTGTTGAGCAGTATCTGCCTTTCTGTAAAAAACAAAGTTCATATAATACAAAACGATACTCACTAAATATGATTCCTGAATGGTTTAAGTCAACTCCTTTGATGGATTTCAATACGAGACATATTGACCTGTTTGTTAGCGAACTTGCAACAACAAGAAAACCAGCTACTGTTAACAAACTCCTTCACATTGTGAAGCACGCATTTAGAAAGGCTCTTGATTGGGAACTGATAGATGAGGCTACCTTTAAAAAGATTGACAAGGTTAAACCACTTAAGGGAGAGACAAAAAGGCTCAGATATCTTAATCAAGAGGAAATCCAAAGGCTTTTATCACACTGTGATAATTATCTTTATCCAATCGTTTTTACCGCACTTAATACAGGAATGCGGAGAGGAGAGATACTTAATCTTAAATGGGAGAACATTGACCTGAAAAATGGACTAATACTTCTTGAAAAAACCAAAAACGGTGAGCGAAGAGAGATCCCGATGAATGAGAGCTTAAAGACACTGTTTAGACAACTTTACACACAAAGAAGGCTTGACACTGATTACGTATTCATCAATCCAAAAACAGGAACAAGACTAACTGAATTTAAAAGAAGCTTTGCCACTGCACTTAAGAAAGCTGGCATAAGGGATTTTACTTTTCACGATTTAAGACATACTTTTGCAAGTCAGCTTGTGATGGCTGGAATTGACCTGAGAACCGTTCAGGAGCTACTTGGACACAAGACAATTACAATGACTCTTAGATATGCTCATCTATCAGAAGCTCATAAAAGAGAAGCTGTAAGGACATTGGAGAACAAACTTTATCACAATTTTATCACAATTTCATTGCAAGCTAAATAG
- a CDS encoding heavy metal translocating P-type ATPase codes for MTKTVEIPIKGMTCAACAQAVGRALKKVEGVIDAEVNLLTEKAKIEVSDRVDIHRLISIVRATGYDIGKTSLYLQITELDSDTARLIEEKLSQTEGIIEVKTDVVSKNAVLSYIPTIIDEAKILSALKNLSIKAKKIADTVSAFEEKKREFEKLKRDLIISFIFTLPVFLGSMFHIPFLREGFVQLVLTTPVQFITGWRFHRLAFTALKHGQANMNSLVSLGTNAAYFYSLAMLLFGHEGSHFYFETSAVIITLILFGRTLEERAKAKTSDAIQRLIQMQPKTALVFRDGREMEIPIDEVKIGDIVIVRQSEKIPVDGVIIDGTCSIDESMITGEPIPVDKTSGDRVIGGTIVLSGFVRIEARAVGKESLLSQIIKLIQEAQTGKPPVQRLADKISAIFVPTVLTIAVLTFLLWMIFGGNLSIALSNAIAVLIIACPCALGLATPTAIMVATGRAAREGILLRNVEKLEELNRIEILFTDKTGTLTQGKPEVNRVQYFDMPEKEVLRLVGSAEKYSEHPLARAILRHCMREGVNLEEPVQFQVIAGGGVRAKVRDSQGIERDILIGSGKLIEKNKINLPEIFSDIATTVYASIDGKVQAVFYIIDPIRQETPETIEELKKMGIEITILTGDNPLTARAIAEKLGIKQYFAGVLPNEKAKIVRKYRVEERKIVGMIGDGINDAPALAEANIGIAMGSGTDIAIHTADVTLMKGGLKGVPSLIKLSKLTLKTIKENLFWAFIYNIIGIPIAAGVLYLLGGPLLNPMIASLAMSLSSVSVVSNSLRLKRRKI; via the coding sequence ATGACGAAAACCGTTGAAATCCCTATCAAAGGAATGACATGTGCTGCCTGTGCTCAGGCTGTAGGTAGAGCTCTAAAAAAGGTTGAAGGAGTCATTGATGCAGAGGTAAATCTTCTCACTGAAAAAGCAAAGATTGAGGTAAGCGATAGGGTTGATATTCACAGATTAATAAGCATTGTAAGAGCAACAGGATATGACATAGGAAAGACCAGTCTTTATTTACAGATAACCGAGCTTGACAGTGATACTGCAAGACTTATTGAAGAAAAACTATCTCAAACTGAAGGAATCATAGAGGTAAAAACTGATGTGGTTAGTAAAAATGCTGTTTTATCATATATTCCTACAATCATTGATGAGGCTAAGATACTGTCCGCTCTAAAAAATCTTAGTATAAAGGCAAAGAAGATTGCTGATACTGTATCTGCCTTTGAAGAAAAAAAGAGAGAGTTTGAAAAGCTTAAAAGAGACCTTATTATAAGTTTTATCTTTACACTGCCTGTTTTTCTTGGAAGCATGTTTCATATACCTTTTCTGCGAGAGGGTTTTGTTCAGCTTGTGCTTACCACTCCTGTTCAATTTATTACAGGATGGAGATTTCACAGGCTTGCATTCACTGCCCTCAAGCATGGGCAGGCAAATATGAACAGTCTTGTCAGTCTTGGAACAAATGCAGCCTATTTTTACAGCCTTGCAATGCTACTTTTCGGACATGAAGGCAGTCACTTTTACTTTGAAACCTCTGCAGTTATAATTACCCTAATACTTTTTGGAAGGACTCTTGAAGAAAGAGCAAAGGCAAAAACATCTGATGCAATTCAAAGGCTTATTCAGATGCAACCAAAGACTGCACTGGTATTTAGAGATGGCAGGGAGATGGAGATACCAATTGATGAGGTAAAGATTGGTGATATAGTGATTGTCAGGCAGTCAGAAAAAATCCCTGTTGATGGTGTTATTATTGATGGTACATGCTCAATAGATGAGTCAATGATAACAGGAGAACCAATCCCGGTTGATAAAACATCAGGAGACAGAGTAATAGGTGGCACAATAGTTCTTTCAGGATTTGTAAGGATTGAGGCAAGGGCAGTAGGAAAAGAATCGCTGCTCAGTCAGATTATTAAACTGATTCAGGAGGCACAGACAGGAAAACCACCTGTTCAGAGGCTTGCAGATAAAATCTCGGCAATATTTGTTCCTACAGTTCTAACTATAGCAGTATTAACCTTTTTACTGTGGATGATTTTCGGCGGAAATCTTTCAATTGCTCTTTCAAATGCCATCGCTGTATTAATCATTGCCTGCCCCTGTGCTTTGGGACTTGCAACACCAACAGCAATAATGGTTGCTACAGGAAGAGCTGCCAGGGAGGGAATTCTTTTAAGAAATGTGGAAAAACTTGAAGAACTAAACAGGATAGAGATTCTTTTTACAGATAAAACAGGCACACTGACTCAGGGAAAACCTGAAGTTAACAGGGTTCAATACTTTGATATGCCTGAAAAGGAAGTTTTAAGACTTGTAGGCAGTGCTGAAAAATACTCTGAACATCCTCTTGCAAGAGCAATTTTAAGACACTGCATGAGAGAGGGAGTTAATCTGGAGGAGCCAGTGCAGTTTCAGGTAATTGCAGGAGGTGGCGTGAGAGCAAAGGTAAGAGATTCACAGGGCATTGAAAGAGATATATTAATTGGAAGCGGCAAATTAATAGAAAAGAATAAAATTAACTTACCAGAAATATTTTCCGATATAGCTACCACTGTTTATGCCTCAATTGATGGTAAGGTGCAGGCAGTTTTTTACATCATCGATCCAATAAGACAAGAGACACCCGAAACAATAGAGGAACTCAAAAAAATGGGTATTGAAATAACCATTCTTACAGGAGATAATCCACTGACAGCCAGAGCAATTGCTGAAAAATTAGGAATAAAACAATACTTCGCAGGAGTTCTTCCCAATGAAAAGGCAAAAATAGTGAGAAAATATAGAGTTGAAGAGAGAAAAATCGTTGGCATGATAGGAGATGGAATAAACGATGCTCCAGCTCTTGCAGAGGCAAACATAGGTATTGCAATGGGAAGTGGAACAGATATAGCAATACATACAGCAGATGTAACACTTATGAAAGGTGGCTTAAAAGGTGTGCCATCTTTGATAAAATTGAGCAAACTCACCTTAAAAACTATCAAAGAAAACCTCTTCTGGGCTTTCATCTATAACATAATTGGCATTCCGATAGCAGCAGGAGTTTTGTATTTATTGGGTGGACCACTTCTTAATCCAATGATAGCCTCTCTTGCCATGTCCCTGAGTTCAGTGTCCGTTGTAAGTAATTCGCTTAGATTGAAGAGAAGAAAAATTTAG
- a CDS encoding ATP-binding protein, whose product MGELKFINRKNELESLNRLYSKEGFQFVPIYGRRRVGKTRLIQEFIKDKPAIYYLADSVSEREQLKNLGKEVGEFFRDQILTEAGFKDWYQLFRYLKDKSKDRLILVIDEFPYLVNSNSAISSIFQKGIDQYLKETQTFLILMGSSIGMMEKEVLHYKAPLYGRRTASLEIKEMNISALFELFPNKKISDIVKIYSVFGTIPAYLEKIDTKKDIFSNIEDLVLDKSSFLYNEVEFIVREELREPRNYFVILKAIAQGKHKLSEIINETGFEKSMVSRYLDILKSLRYVKKEIPITEKNPEKSKLGLYRIFDRYFNFWFKFIFPNRRWIEIGRGDVLLNYIKEQFEHHVSSVFEDACIEICEILMQKGLIRFSQIGKWWTKDSEIDIVALDDETKTVYFGECKWSNKKVGENVYHELVEKSKKISYYGKRQKNKYILFSKNGFTDRVKDLAKRDGVILIDCSGSSILSLE is encoded by the coding sequence ATGGGAGAATTGAAATTTATCAACAGAAAAAATGAATTAGAATCACTTAACAGATTATACTCTAAAGAAGGCTTTCAGTTCGTTCCCATATATGGAAGAAGAAGAGTTGGCAAAACAAGGCTAATTCAAGAGTTCATAAAGGACAAACCCGCTATATATTATCTTGCTGATTCAGTTTCAGAGAGAGAACAACTCAAAAATTTAGGTAAAGAAGTCGGTGAGTTTTTCAGAGACCAGATACTCACTGAGGCTGGGTTTAAAGATTGGTATCAGCTTTTTAGATATTTGAAAGATAAATCAAAGGATAGATTAATACTGGTAATAGATGAATTCCCCTATCTTGTTAACTCTAATTCTGCCATATCATCAATATTTCAAAAGGGTATAGACCAATATCTAAAAGAAACTCAGACATTTTTAATTCTTATGGGTTCAAGTATTGGTATGATGGAAAAGGAAGTCCTCCATTATAAAGCACCTCTTTATGGAAGAAGAACCGCTTCCTTAGAAATTAAGGAAATGAACATATCAGCCCTTTTTGAACTTTTTCCAAACAAAAAAATCTCTGATATAGTAAAAATTTATTCTGTCTTTGGAACAATTCCCGCATATCTTGAAAAAATTGATACTAAAAAAGACATATTTTCAAACATAGAAGACCTTGTTTTAGATAAAAGCTCTTTTTTATACAACGAAGTAGAGTTTATCGTAAGAGAAGAATTAAGAGAGCCAAGAAACTACTTTGTAATTTTGAAGGCAATTGCACAGGGAAAACACAAACTTTCAGAAATCATAAATGAAACAGGTTTTGAAAAAAGCATGGTGTCAAGATATCTTGATATACTTAAATCACTAAGATATGTTAAGAAAGAAATTCCCATAACAGAGAAAAACCCTGAGAAAAGTAAATTAGGTTTGTATCGGATTTTTGATAGATATTTTAACTTTTGGTTTAAATTCATCTTTCCAAACAGAAGATGGATAGAGATTGGAAGAGGAGATGTATTATTGAATTACATAAAAGAGCAGTTTGAACATCATGTATCCTCTGTTTTCGAAGATGCCTGTATAGAAATATGTGAAATATTAATGCAGAAAGGGCTAATAAGGTTTAGCCAAATTGGTAAATGGTGGACAAAAGACAGTGAAATAGACATAGTTGCATTAGATGATGAAACTAAGACGGTTTATTTCGGAGAATGTAAGTGGAGTAACAAAAAAGTAGGCGAAAATGTCTATCATGAGCTCGTTGAAAAATCAAAAAAAATCTCTTACTATGGTAAAAGGCAGAAAAACAAATACATTTTATTTAGCAAAAATGGATTTACTGATAGGGTCAAAGATTTGGCAAAGAGGGATGGTGTAATTTTAATAGACTGTAGCGGTTCCTCTATTTTATCTTTAGAGTAA